The following are from one region of the Mycolicibacterium diernhoferi genome:
- the cobF gene encoding precorrin-6A synthase (deacetylating), giving the protein MRTIHVIGIGAGDPDYVTAQAISALNDTQVFFAMDKGDAKGDLVALRRHICERFIDRPGYRFVELPDPKRATDVPYEQAVADWHAARARLWAQAIETELGPDDVGAFLAWGDPSLYDSTLRILDRVAEHVDFEFDVIPGITAIQALTARHRIPLNDIGEPVLITTGRRLREEGLTGAAVVMLDGECSFRTAAPDTRIWWGAYLGTPDELLAHGTVAEVGEQVAEMRAAARERHGWIMDIYLLRTAD; this is encoded by the coding sequence ATGCGCACAATTCACGTCATCGGTATCGGCGCGGGCGATCCGGACTATGTAACGGCGCAGGCCATCTCGGCGCTCAACGACACCCAGGTCTTCTTCGCCATGGACAAGGGCGACGCCAAGGGCGATCTGGTGGCGCTGCGCCGGCACATCTGTGAGCGCTTCATCGACCGGCCCGGTTACCGGTTCGTCGAACTGCCCGACCCCAAACGCGCCACCGACGTCCCCTACGAGCAGGCGGTCGCCGACTGGCACGCCGCCCGCGCCCGACTGTGGGCGCAGGCCATCGAGACCGAACTCGGCCCCGACGACGTCGGCGCCTTTCTGGCCTGGGGCGACCCGTCGCTGTACGACAGCACGCTGCGCATCCTGGACCGCGTCGCCGAACACGTGGACTTCGAGTTCGACGTCATCCCGGGCATCACCGCCATCCAGGCGCTCACCGCGCGGCACCGGATTCCGCTCAATGACATCGGTGAACCCGTGCTCATCACCACCGGTCGCCGGCTGCGCGAAGAGGGGCTGACCGGGGCGGCCGTGGTGATGCTCGACGGCGAATGCTCATTCCGCACCGCTGCGCCGGACACCCGCATCTGGTGGGGTGCCTACCTCGGCACGCCCGACGAGTTGCTGGCGCACGGCACGGTGGCCGAGGTGGGCGAGCAGGTCGCCGAAATGCGGGCCGCAGCAAGGGAACGGCACGGCTGGATCATGGACATCTACCTGCTGCGCACGGCAGACTGA
- a CDS encoding ROK family transcriptional regulator: MAGVGEVFALIRERGEITRAEIAAHTGLSRTAVGARLAVLLDSGLVVECEPAPSTGGRPATQLSFNADAGVVLSAAVGISRTRLAVCNLAGTVLALTDIDQEVALGPDDLMPDVIKGLDVLLEQFPGVTVYGVGLSLPGAVDAERGCSCGSAILRGWDGVDLRPYFGGLPRAGTTVVLGNDANAIALAERGEAADVLVLKASSGLGAGIVAGGVLLHGANSAAGEFGHNKVLAAQGVPCRCGDTGCLEAVAGGWAIVRALQQQGRSVRHLRDVAELAHDGDPEARRMVRDSGRHVGEGIAPAVNLLNPALIVIAGDMAGVHDIFVAGLRETLYGNATAQATGDLRVRPATHGDRSATVGTAMMVLDQVLGPAAVEALLT, encoded by the coding sequence ATGGCCGGCGTTGGCGAGGTATTCGCCCTGATCAGGGAGCGTGGGGAGATCACCCGCGCAGAGATCGCGGCCCACACCGGACTGTCCCGCACCGCGGTCGGAGCGCGGCTGGCGGTGCTGCTGGACTCCGGGCTGGTCGTCGAATGTGAACCTGCGCCCTCGACCGGTGGCCGCCCGGCGACCCAGTTGAGCTTCAACGCGGACGCGGGAGTGGTGCTGTCGGCGGCGGTCGGGATCAGCCGCACCCGGCTCGCGGTGTGCAACCTGGCCGGCACCGTCCTGGCGCTGACCGACATCGACCAAGAAGTCGCGCTCGGCCCCGACGATCTGATGCCCGACGTGATCAAGGGTCTCGACGTGCTGCTGGAACAGTTCCCCGGTGTCACCGTCTACGGGGTGGGGCTGAGCCTGCCGGGCGCGGTGGATGCCGAGCGGGGGTGCAGCTGCGGTTCGGCGATCCTGCGGGGCTGGGACGGCGTGGACCTGCGGCCGTATTTCGGCGGGCTGCCGCGGGCGGGCACGACGGTGGTGCTGGGTAACGACGCCAACGCGATCGCCCTGGCCGAGCGCGGCGAGGCCGCCGATGTGCTGGTGCTCAAGGCCTCCAGTGGGCTGGGGGCCGGCATCGTCGCCGGTGGTGTGCTGCTGCACGGCGCCAATTCGGCCGCGGGCGAGTTCGGGCACAACAAGGTCCTTGCGGCACAAGGAGTCCCGTGCCGGTGTGGGGACACGGGCTGCCTGGAGGCCGTGGCCGGTGGCTGGGCCATCGTGCGAGCGCTGCAGCAGCAGGGGCGCTCCGTCCGGCATCTGCGCGACGTGGCCGAGCTGGCCCACGACGGTGATCCGGAGGCGCGCCGGATGGTGCGCGACAGCGGCCGCCATGTGGGGGAGGGCATCGCGCCGGCGGTGAACCTGCTCAACCCGGCGCTGATCGTGATCGCCGGTGACATGGCGGGCGTGCACGACATCTTCGTGGCCGGTCTGCGAGAGACGCTGTACGGCAACGCGACTGCGCAGGCCACCGGCGATCTCCGGGTGCGCCCGGCGACCCACGGCGACCGTTCGGCCACCGTCGGGACGGCGATGATGGTGCTGGATCAGGTACTCGGTCCGGCGGCCGTCGAGGCCCTGCTGACCTGA
- a CDS encoding diiron oxygenase, with amino-acid sequence MTASVRGQTTRAEFAERLLKGSVRRSYAPVVDIDWDAPLDPDKFFLPPRVVSLYDTPLWESMSRAEQIELSRQELVNTLSAGIWFENILNQALLRKMMHQDPTAATTHYELTELGDETRHMVMFGKAIAKVGADPVRPKLYQRLIINSLPFAFRGSVLWVAALIGEEIFDAMQRQMMDDEQLQPVVQRLMRIHVTEEARHIQFARDGLRKRVPSMSRFKRFWVGNLNGLGGPFFRFLFTNGVQYARVGLDPRAARRMARRSPHRLQVQIAGFAPLAAFLEEVGLMGPIARRMWRRCGFLPSGALAPAGRLEADDEPEIYDGPATVDGRISRVRLTGHLDPIDGRYHWQGTVFDMLPDGARSPLAVTVDKQTAMARFTERTQQGGYSITGVGTPPFAR; translated from the coding sequence ATGACAGCTTCGGTAAGGGGCCAGACCACCCGCGCAGAGTTCGCCGAACGCCTCCTCAAGGGTTCCGTACGCCGGTCCTACGCGCCCGTCGTCGACATCGACTGGGACGCCCCGCTGGACCCGGACAAGTTCTTTCTGCCACCGCGGGTGGTGTCGCTGTACGACACACCGCTGTGGGAGTCGATGAGCCGGGCCGAGCAGATCGAGCTGTCCCGCCAGGAACTGGTGAACACCCTGTCGGCCGGCATCTGGTTCGAGAACATCCTCAACCAGGCGTTGCTGCGCAAGATGATGCATCAGGACCCGACCGCGGCCACCACCCACTACGAGCTCACCGAACTCGGCGACGAGACCCGGCACATGGTGATGTTCGGCAAGGCCATCGCCAAGGTCGGCGCGGATCCGGTGCGCCCCAAGCTCTATCAGCGGCTCATCATCAACAGCCTGCCGTTCGCGTTCCGCGGCTCGGTGCTGTGGGTGGCCGCCCTGATCGGCGAGGAGATCTTCGACGCCATGCAGCGGCAGATGATGGACGACGAGCAACTGCAGCCGGTGGTGCAGCGGCTCATGCGGATCCACGTCACCGAGGAGGCCCGGCACATCCAGTTCGCCCGTGACGGCCTGCGCAAGCGTGTCCCGTCCATGTCGCGGTTCAAGCGATTCTGGGTCGGCAACCTGAACGGCCTCGGCGGCCCGTTCTTCCGGTTCCTGTTCACCAACGGGGTGCAGTACGCCCGGGTCGGGCTGGATCCCCGGGCGGCGCGCCGGATGGCGCGGCGTTCCCCGCACCGCCTGCAGGTGCAGATCGCCGGATTCGCACCGCTGGCCGCCTTCCTGGAAGAGGTCGGCCTGATGGGCCCGATCGCCCGGCGGATGTGGCGGCGCTGCGGGTTCCTGCCCTCCGGCGCCCTCGCGCCGGCCGGCCGCCTGGAGGCCGACGACGAACCGGAGATCTACGACGGCCCGGCGACCGTCGACGGCCGGATCTCCCGGGTCCGCCTCACCGGGCACCTGGATCCGATCGACGGCCGATACCATTGGCAGGGCACGGTTTTCGACATGCTACCGGACGGTGCGCGCAGCCCACTGGCGGTGACCGTCGACAAGCAGACGGCCATGGCCCGCTTCACCGAGCGCACCCAGCAGGGTGGTTACTCGATCACCGGCGTCGGCACCCCGCCCTTCGCCCGGTAA
- a CDS encoding LLM class flavin-dependent oxidoreductase: MRFTYAEAMTDPKYYIPLAKAADEAGYHAMTIPDSIAYPEVSDSKYPYTEDGNREFLDGKSFIESFTLIGALSAVTTRLHFNIFVLKLPIRPPALVAKQAGSLAAMFDNRLGLGVGTSPWPEDYEVMGVPFARRGKRMDECIDVIRGLTSGDYFEYHGEFYDIPSTKMTPAPTKPVPILVGGHADAALRRAARNDGWMHGGGDPAELDPLLAKLAKFRDEEERIGQADEFQIHVISIDGFSLDGIKRLEDKGVTDVIVGFRIPYIKGEDTEPLDAKIRNLEWFAENVIAKANG; the protein is encoded by the coding sequence ATGCGGTTCACCTATGCGGAAGCCATGACCGATCCGAAGTACTACATCCCGTTGGCGAAAGCCGCTGACGAGGCCGGATACCACGCGATGACGATCCCGGACAGTATCGCCTACCCCGAGGTGTCCGATTCGAAGTATCCCTACACCGAGGACGGCAACCGGGAGTTCCTGGACGGTAAGTCGTTCATCGAGTCGTTCACCCTGATCGGCGCACTGTCCGCGGTCACCACCCGCCTGCACTTCAACATCTTCGTGCTGAAGCTGCCGATCCGCCCGCCGGCGCTGGTGGCCAAGCAGGCCGGCTCGCTGGCCGCCATGTTCGACAACCGCCTGGGTCTCGGCGTCGGCACCAGCCCGTGGCCGGAGGACTACGAGGTGATGGGTGTGCCGTTCGCCCGCCGCGGCAAGCGGATGGACGAGTGCATCGACGTCATCCGCGGACTGACCTCCGGGGACTACTTCGAGTACCACGGCGAGTTCTACGACATCCCGAGCACCAAGATGACGCCCGCGCCGACCAAGCCGGTGCCGATCCTGGTGGGCGGGCACGCCGACGCCGCGCTGCGCCGGGCCGCCCGCAACGACGGCTGGATGCACGGCGGTGGCGACCCGGCCGAACTCGACCCGCTGCTGGCGAAGTTGGCCAAGTTCCGGGATGAGGAAGAGCGAATCGGGCAGGCCGACGAGTTCCAGATCCACGTCATCTCGATCGACGGGTTCAGCCTCGACGGCATCAAGCGCCTGGAGGACAAGGGCGTCACCGACGTCATCGTCGGCTTCCGGATTCCCTACATCAAGGGTGAGGACACCGAGCCGCTGGACGCCAAGATCCGCAACCTGGAGTGGTTCGCCGAGAACGTCATCGCCAAAGCGAACGGATAG
- a CDS encoding Fpg/Nei family DNA glycosylase, which yields MPELPEVEALADHLRRHAVGRSVVRVDIAALSVLKTFDPPVTALHGRQVTGAARWGKYLGLQVEDNVLITHLSRAGWLRWSDKLAPDPLKPGKGPIALRVHLSGEEPGQTVGFDLTEAGTQKRLAVWVAGDPLDVPQIAGLGPDALALDPEALASALKGHSGRIKTVLTDQKVIAGIGNAYSDEILHVAKLSPFATADKLSDAQLADLHDAMSSVLTDAVSRSVGQQAATLKGEKRSGLRVHARTGLPCPVCGDTVAEVSFADKSFQYCPTCQTGGKVLADRRMSRLLK from the coding sequence ATGCCAGAACTGCCCGAGGTCGAGGCGCTCGCCGACCACCTGCGCCGGCATGCCGTCGGCCGCAGCGTCGTACGGGTCGACATCGCCGCGCTGTCCGTCCTGAAAACCTTCGACCCGCCCGTCACCGCCCTGCACGGACGGCAGGTCACCGGCGCCGCGCGGTGGGGCAAGTATCTGGGCCTGCAGGTCGAGGACAACGTCCTGATCACGCACCTGTCCCGAGCGGGCTGGCTGCGCTGGTCGGACAAGCTGGCCCCGGACCCGCTCAAACCGGGCAAGGGGCCCATCGCGCTGCGGGTCCACCTGTCCGGCGAGGAGCCAGGTCAGACGGTGGGTTTCGACCTGACCGAGGCCGGTACCCAGAAACGGCTGGCGGTCTGGGTGGCCGGCGATCCGCTGGACGTGCCGCAGATCGCCGGGCTCGGCCCCGACGCGTTGGCGTTGGATCCGGAGGCGTTGGCGAGCGCGCTCAAGGGCCACAGCGGACGGATCAAGACGGTGCTCACCGACCAGAAGGTGATCGCCGGGATCGGCAACGCCTACAGCGACGAGATCCTGCACGTGGCCAAGCTGTCGCCGTTCGCGACCGCCGACAAACTCTCCGACGCCCAGCTCGCCGACCTGCACGACGCGATGTCCTCGGTGCTGACCGATGCGGTGTCCCGATCGGTGGGGCAGCAGGCCGCGACGCTCAAGGGCGAGAAACGATCCGGGCTGCGGGTGCACGCCCGCACCGGCCTGCCCTGCCCGGTCTGCGGGGACACCGTGGCCGAGGTCTCGTTCGCGGACAAGTCCTTCCAGTACTGCCCGACCTGTCAGACCGGCGGCAAAGTGCTCGCCGACCGCAGGATGTCGCGGCTGCTCAAATAG
- a CDS encoding SDR family oxidoreductase: protein MTRQKILITGASSGLGAGMARAFAAQGRDLALCARRVERLEELKAEILDKHPYAKVAIAALDVDDHEAIPRVFNELSEELGGIDRVIVNAGIGKGWPLGQGKPWANKATINTNLISGMVQIETALEMFHKAGGGHLVLISSVLGNTGVPGGKAAYCASKAGMTSLGESLRAEYDKGPIRITVIEPGYIESEMTAKSATTLLMVDNETGVRAMVAAIEKEKGRAVVPSWPWAPLTQIMRLLPPKYTKRFA from the coding sequence ATGACCCGCCAGAAGATCCTCATCACCGGTGCGAGCTCGGGACTGGGTGCCGGCATGGCCCGCGCCTTCGCAGCTCAGGGCCGGGACCTGGCACTGTGTGCCCGCCGTGTGGAGCGTCTCGAAGAGCTCAAGGCCGAAATCCTGGACAAGCACCCGTACGCCAAGGTAGCCATCGCCGCGCTCGACGTCGACGACCACGAGGCCATCCCGCGGGTGTTCAACGAACTGTCCGAGGAACTGGGCGGCATCGATCGGGTGATCGTGAACGCCGGCATCGGTAAGGGCTGGCCGCTGGGGCAGGGCAAGCCGTGGGCCAACAAGGCCACTATCAACACCAACCTGATCTCCGGCATGGTGCAGATCGAGACCGCGCTGGAGATGTTCCACAAGGCCGGCGGCGGGCACCTGGTGCTGATCTCGTCGGTGCTGGGCAACACCGGGGTTCCCGGCGGCAAGGCCGCCTACTGCGCGAGCAAGGCCGGCATGACCTCGCTGGGCGAATCGCTGCGCGCCGAGTACGACAAGGGCCCCATCCGGATCACCGTCATCGAGCCCGGCTACATCGAGTCCGAGATGACCGCGAAGTCGGCGACCACACTGCTGATGGTCGACAACGAGACCGGCGTGCGCGCCATGGTGGCGGCCATCGAGAAGGAAAAAGGCCGGGCCGTGGTGCCGAGCTGGCCGTGGGCGCCGCTGACGCAGATCATGCGTCTGCTACCGCCCAAGTACACCAAGAGATTTGCCTGA
- a CDS encoding nuclear transport factor 2 family protein yields MEEELLEAERAGWDSLCDSTGSEFYGRIMLADAVMVLANGMVMDRDTVVDALSQSPPWRSYQISDVRCIRIDADNAVLVYTGTGYRDGPEPAFTGTMSSVYHRRDGQWRLALYQQTELG; encoded by the coding sequence ATGGAAGAGGAGTTACTGGAAGCGGAACGGGCGGGCTGGGATTCGCTGTGCGATTCCACCGGTTCAGAGTTCTACGGACGCATCATGCTGGCAGACGCGGTGATGGTGCTGGCCAACGGCATGGTCATGGACCGCGACACCGTGGTGGATGCGCTGTCCCAGTCGCCGCCGTGGCGTAGCTACCAGATCAGTGACGTCCGCTGCATCCGGATCGACGCCGACAACGCAGTGCTGGTCTACACCGGCACCGGGTACCGGGACGGTCCCGAACCCGCGTTCACCGGCACGATGTCGAGCGTCTATCACCGCCGCGACGGCCAGTGGCGACTTGCGCTCTACCAGCAGACCGAACTCGGTTGA
- a CDS encoding phage holin family protein — translation MNFLLRAALTGVALWLVTLLVPGISIVGGDTTLHRAGIIFVVAVVFGVVNAVIKPIVQLISIPLYILTLGLIHIVINAWMLWITSWITEHTTHWGLQIDHFWWTAIWAAIVLSFVSWLLSLIAGDAKKVVR, via the coding sequence ATGAACTTTCTGCTGCGGGCCGCACTGACCGGAGTCGCGTTGTGGCTGGTGACGCTCCTCGTGCCCGGCATCAGCATCGTCGGAGGCGATACCACGCTGCACCGGGCGGGCATCATCTTCGTCGTCGCCGTGGTATTCGGGGTCGTCAACGCGGTGATCAAGCCGATTGTGCAACTCATTTCGATCCCGCTGTACATCCTGACGCTGGGATTGATCCACATCGTCATCAATGCGTGGATGCTGTGGATCACGTCCTGGATCACCGAGCACACCACGCACTGGGGTCTGCAGATCGACCACTTCTGGTGGACCGCCATCTGGGCGGCCATCGTGCTGTCCTTCGTCAGCTGGTTGCTGTCTCTGATCGCCGGTGATGCGAAAAAGGTTGTGCGGTAA
- a CDS encoding FUSC family protein — translation MPSVIRRFLVFNPAPGRWKFALRAGICMSVPVLVGWLCGDTGAGLIAVIGGFTSLYGSGRPYRNRAGYLAGVAVFLAAGVALGDWAAAIPWLGLVTITVIAMLAALVCHALTVGPPGAYMFVLGCAAGTATASAHLSPWHIGALVLAGGAFSWLVHLVGALWGLRRPEHMAVQAARAAVDRYLQTRTCADRHQAARALHQAWTTLVVFQPAQVRPDGAVARLRMENLRLHRAFAAAVHAVDASTDGPDLTDVTEPARDVRLPLGRPGTIALLRRALTPGSESWRLAGLVGIAVALAGLAALLLVSDHTYWAMAAAVLMLHQGLNWARTVARGIERLAGTLIGLGLAAAILSWQPQGWWLVALIALLQFTIEMFVVRNYAVAVVFITPLALTIASGGRPVPDLGQYLLARGLDTLIGCAVALLVYWLALRRRHPRSLEATITATDDAIEATEAHLRAQEVTSAPALAARRDLQVNALAMLDAYQAAIGGSPNQRAQAERLWPTVAATEQRAFATLAACWQQG, via the coding sequence GTGCCCTCCGTCATTCGGCGCTTCCTGGTGTTCAACCCCGCGCCGGGCCGGTGGAAGTTCGCGCTGCGGGCCGGAATCTGCATGTCGGTGCCGGTTCTGGTGGGCTGGTTGTGCGGCGACACCGGCGCCGGCCTGATCGCGGTCATCGGCGGGTTCACCTCGCTGTACGGCAGCGGCCGCCCCTACCGCAACCGGGCCGGGTACCTCGCCGGTGTCGCGGTGTTCCTGGCCGCCGGGGTGGCCCTGGGAGATTGGGCCGCGGCGATCCCTTGGCTGGGACTGGTGACCATCACGGTGATCGCCATGCTGGCCGCGCTGGTGTGCCACGCGCTCACCGTCGGGCCGCCCGGCGCGTACATGTTCGTGCTGGGGTGCGCCGCCGGCACCGCGACGGCGAGTGCGCATCTGTCCCCGTGGCACATCGGAGCGCTGGTGCTCGCCGGTGGCGCGTTCTCCTGGCTGGTACACCTGGTCGGCGCGCTGTGGGGGCTGCGCCGGCCGGAGCACATGGCGGTGCAGGCGGCGCGCGCCGCGGTGGACCGCTACCTGCAGACCCGCACCTGCGCCGACCGGCATCAGGCGGCGCGGGCCCTGCACCAGGCCTGGACCACGCTGGTCGTCTTCCAGCCGGCGCAGGTGCGCCCGGACGGTGCGGTGGCCCGGCTGCGGATGGAGAACCTGCGCCTGCACCGGGCCTTCGCCGCGGCCGTGCACGCGGTGGATGCCTCGACGGACGGCCCGGATCTCACCGACGTGACCGAGCCCGCGCGCGATGTCCGGTTGCCGCTGGGCCGGCCCGGGACCATCGCGCTCCTGCGCCGCGCGCTGACTCCGGGTTCGGAATCATGGCGGCTGGCCGGCCTCGTCGGGATCGCGGTGGCGCTGGCCGGGCTGGCGGCCCTGCTGCTGGTGTCCGATCACACGTATTGGGCGATGGCCGCCGCGGTGCTGATGCTGCACCAGGGGCTGAACTGGGCCCGCACCGTGGCGCGCGGCATAGAGCGGCTGGCCGGCACGCTGATCGGCCTCGGTCTGGCCGCGGCGATCCTGTCCTGGCAGCCGCAGGGGTGGTGGCTGGTCGCCCTGATCGCGTTGCTGCAGTTCACCATCGAGATGTTCGTGGTGCGCAACTACGCCGTCGCGGTCGTCTTCATCACCCCGCTGGCGCTCACCATCGCCTCCGGTGGGCGGCCGGTGCCCGATCTGGGCCAGTACCTGCTGGCCCGCGGCCTGGACACGCTGATCGGTTGCGCGGTGGCGCTTCTGGTGTACTGGTTGGCCCTGCGCCGGCGACATCCCCGGTCCCTGGAGGCGACCATCACGGCGACCGACGACGCGATCGAGGCCACCGAGGCTCATCTGCGGGCACAGGAGGTCACCAGCGCCCCGGCCCTGGCCGCCCGCCGGGATCTGCAGGTGAATGCCCTGGCGATGCTGGACGCCTACCAGGCGGCGATCGGCGGTTCACCGAATCAGCGCGCGCAGGCCGAGCGGCTGTGGCCCACGGTGGCTGCCACCGAGCAGCGCGCCTTCGCCACCCTGGCCGCCTGCTGGCAGCAGGGATGA
- a CDS encoding MFS transporter: protein MGTVPRAWLTRNVRLLSAVSFLQDTASELLYPLLPIYLTTVLGAPPAVVGAIEGAAEGAASMTKLASGPLGDRFARRPLIATGYGMAALGKVMVAAFVSWHGVLAGRVVDRLGKGLRGAPRDALLVAGIDDAARGRVFGFHRAMDTAGAVVGPLIGLAGYELLDHRIGPLLWIAAVPAALSVALVFLVREPRRVQTTTGTREPVFARVKDLPRRYWRICAALVAFGLINFPDALLLLRLSEIGFSVVDVILAYVGYNLVYALASFPAGLLADRIGRIPVFGIGLVFFAIGYTGLGLTTDRGAAWLLIGVYGLFTACTDGVGKAWISSLVGPDLQASAQGIYGGASGFAILFAGVWAGLAWGSDGTLPLLVSGVAGAGFAVAMLVVGYRAKGGVPTPVIE, encoded by the coding sequence ATGGGCACTGTGCCCAGAGCGTGGCTGACCCGCAACGTCCGGCTGCTCTCGGCGGTGTCCTTCCTGCAGGACACCGCGAGCGAACTGCTCTACCCACTGCTGCCGATCTATCTGACCACCGTGCTGGGCGCGCCGCCGGCCGTCGTCGGGGCGATCGAAGGAGCCGCCGAGGGCGCGGCGTCGATGACCAAGCTGGCCTCCGGGCCACTGGGTGACCGGTTCGCCCGCCGTCCGCTCATCGCCACCGGTTACGGCATGGCCGCCCTCGGCAAGGTGATGGTCGCGGCGTTCGTGTCCTGGCACGGGGTACTGGCCGGCCGGGTGGTGGACCGGCTCGGCAAGGGGCTGCGCGGCGCACCGCGAGATGCGTTGCTGGTGGCCGGAATCGACGATGCCGCGCGCGGCCGGGTGTTCGGATTCCACCGCGCGATGGACACCGCCGGGGCCGTCGTCGGCCCGCTGATCGGGCTGGCCGGCTACGAACTGCTCGACCACCGGATCGGCCCGCTGCTGTGGATCGCGGCCGTGCCCGCCGCCCTCAGCGTGGCGTTGGTGTTCCTGGTGCGTGAACCCAGGCGGGTGCAGACGACAACCGGGACCCGCGAGCCCGTCTTCGCCCGGGTCAAGGATCTGCCGCGGCGGTACTGGCGCATCTGCGCCGCGCTGGTGGCCTTCGGTCTGATCAACTTTCCCGACGCACTGCTGCTGTTACGGCTCTCCGAGATCGGCTTCTCCGTCGTCGACGTCATCCTGGCCTACGTCGGCTACAACCTGGTCTATGCACTGGCCAGTTTTCCGGCCGGGCTGCTGGCCGACCGGATCGGCCGGATCCCGGTGTTCGGCATCGGGCTGGTCTTCTTCGCGATCGGCTACACCGGCCTGGGTCTGACCACGGATCGAGGCGCGGCGTGGCTGTTGATCGGCGTCTACGGACTGTTCACCGCCTGTACCGACGGGGTCGGCAAGGCCTGGATCTCCTCGCTGGTCGGGCCCGACCTGCAGGCCAGCGCCCAGGGTATCTACGGCGGCGCCAGTGGTTTCGCGATCCTGTTCGCCGGGGTCTGGGCCGGGCTGGCCTGGGGTTCCGACGGCACGCTGCCGCTGCTCGTCTCGGGAGTGGCGGGCGCCGGGTTCGCGGTCGCGATGCTGGTGGTGGGTTACCGGGCGAAGGGCGGGGTGCCGACGCCGGTGATCGAGTAA
- a CDS encoding MFS transporter translates to MRRKSLYAWPVTSRLDRPTRPQSVVAPDPTVRWLAVFALAIGGFAIGTTEFVAMGLLPDIAAGLRVTEPVAGHVISAYAMGVVIGAPLIAALTARMPRRNLLLGLMVVFTVANLASVFAPTYGTLIAARFIAGLPHGAYFGIAALVAAHLMGPQNRAKAVSHVLTGLTVATVLGVPVASWLGQHFGWRSAFGLVVAIGLVTLTALWFWLPGMHSMHVTSPLTELGALKRPQVLLALLVGMIGFGGMFAVYTYIATTLTDVAGLSRGMIPLALMIFGVGMVVGNLVGGKMADISVVGWLYASMIALTIVLAAFVAAAHNPWTALLGLFCIGAVGSSIAPALQSRLMDVAHDAQSLAAALMHSAFNFANATGAWVGGLVIAAGYGYTAPAAAGAMLAVGGLLVLTVSVLLERRS, encoded by the coding sequence ATGAGACGTAAGTCGCTCTACGCTTGGCCGGTGACATCCCGCCTCGACCGCCCCACCCGCCCGCAGTCCGTCGTGGCCCCCGACCCGACGGTGCGGTGGCTTGCGGTCTTCGCGCTGGCGATCGGCGGTTTCGCGATCGGCACCACCGAGTTCGTGGCGATGGGCCTGCTGCCCGACATCGCCGCCGGCCTGCGCGTCACCGAACCGGTCGCCGGCCATGTCATCTCGGCCTACGCGATGGGTGTCGTCATCGGGGCGCCACTGATCGCCGCGCTGACGGCCCGGATGCCGCGCCGGAACCTGCTGCTGGGCCTGATGGTGGTGTTCACCGTGGCCAACCTGGCCAGCGTCTTCGCCCCCACCTACGGCACCTTGATTGCCGCGCGCTTCATCGCCGGCCTCCCGCACGGCGCGTACTTCGGGATCGCCGCCCTGGTGGCCGCGCATCTGATGGGCCCGCAGAATCGGGCCAAGGCGGTGTCGCATGTCCTCACCGGGTTGACGGTCGCCACCGTGCTGGGAGTGCCGGTGGCCTCCTGGCTCGGCCAGCACTTCGGCTGGCGCAGCGCGTTCGGGCTCGTGGTGGCGATCGGCCTGGTGACCCTGACTGCGCTGTGGTTCTGGTTGCCCGGCATGCACTCGATGCACGTCACGAGTCCGCTCACCGAACTCGGCGCGCTCAAGCGCCCGCAGGTGCTGTTGGCCCTGCTGGTCGGGATGATCGGCTTCGGCGGCATGTTCGCGGTGTACACCTACATCGCCACCACGCTGACCGACGTCGCGGGCCTGTCACGCGGCATGATTCCGCTGGCGCTCATGATCTTCGGCGTGGGCATGGTGGTCGGGAACCTGGTCGGCGGAAAGATGGCCGACATCTCGGTGGTCGGCTGGCTGTACGCCTCGATGATCGCGCTCACCATCGTCCTCGCGGCGTTCGTGGCCGCCGCCCACAATCCGTGGACCGCGCTGCTGGGCCTGTTCTGCATCGGCGCGGTGGGCTCCTCCATCGCGCCCGCGCTGCAGTCGCGGCTGATGGATGTCGCCCACGATGCGCAGTCCCTGGCCGCCGCCCTGATGCACTCGGCGTTCAATTTCGCCAACGCGACCGGCGCCTGGGTCGGCGGGCTGGTGATCGCCGCCGGGTACGGCTACACCGCGCCGGCCGCCGCCGGGGCGATGCTGGCGGTGGGTGGGCTGCTGGTGCTCACCGTCTCGGTGCTGCTCGAGCGGCGGTCCTGA